One Roseomonas sp. OT10 DNA window includes the following coding sequences:
- a CDS encoding Ppx/GppA phosphatase family protein, whose protein sequence is MNAASPFPRRHEPVSETPVHAALDLGTNNCRLLLAAPGGPDGFRVLDSFSRMVRLGEGIGATGAMSPAAMDRALGALAICRAKLARRPIRAARAVATEACRRATNGAAFLARAETALGLPIELISTREEAALAMESCAPLLEPGDRRALLFDIGGGSTEVAWIRAPRHWGESPSLIGYVSIPLGVVTVAERPGPTCAAPEGFAAVMEEVGRRLEAFDSVHCIRQEIRAGGVRMMGTSGTVTTLAGIALALPRYSRPLVDGQVLASDQADDALDRLRAMGPCGMARHPCIGPERAEFVLPGCAIYAGIRHIWPTEELTVCDRGLREGMLLRLMRGQRGPSRRLAWRTAPGPGQRPAAPVS, encoded by the coding sequence ATGAACGCCGCGTCCCCCTTCCCGCGCCGACACGAACCGGTCTCCGAGACACCGGTGCACGCCGCGCTCGACCTGGGCACCAACAACTGCCGCCTGCTGCTCGCCGCCCCGGGCGGGCCGGACGGCTTCCGGGTGCTGGACAGCTTCAGCCGCATGGTCCGCCTCGGCGAGGGGATCGGCGCCACCGGCGCCATGTCCCCCGCCGCGATGGACCGGGCGCTCGGGGCGCTCGCCATCTGCCGCGCCAAGCTGGCCCGCCGGCCGATCCGCGCCGCCCGGGCCGTCGCCACGGAGGCGTGCCGCCGCGCCACCAACGGCGCCGCCTTCCTGGCGCGGGCCGAGACGGCGCTGGGGCTGCCGATCGAGCTGATCTCCACGCGGGAGGAGGCGGCGCTGGCCATGGAATCCTGCGCGCCGCTGCTGGAGCCGGGCGACCGCCGCGCCCTGCTCTTCGATATCGGCGGCGGCTCCACGGAGGTCGCCTGGATCCGCGCCCCGCGGCACTGGGGCGAATCCCCCTCCCTGATCGGCTACGTGTCCATCCCGCTCGGCGTGGTGACGGTGGCCGAGCGCCCGGGCCCCACCTGCGCCGCGCCGGAGGGCTTCGCCGCGGTGATGGAGGAGGTCGGGCGCCGGCTGGAGGCCTTCGACTCCGTCCACTGCATCCGGCAGGAGATCCGGGCGGGTGGGGTGCGGATGATGGGCACCAGCGGCACGGTCACCACCCTGGCGGGGATCGCCCTGGCGCTGCCGCGCTACTCCCGGCCGCTGGTGGATGGGCAGGTGCTGGCCTCGGACCAGGCGGACGACGCCCTGGACCGGCTGCGCGCCATGGGCCCCTGCGGCATGGCGCGCCACCCCTGCATCGGGCCGGAGCGGGCGGAGTTCGTGCTGCCCGGCTGCGCCATCTATGCCGGCATCCGGCACATCTGGCCGACGGAGGAGCTGACGGTCTGCGACCGTGGCCTGCGGGAGGGGATGCTGCTGCGGCTGATGCGCGGCCAACGCGGCCCGTCCCGCCGCCTCGCCTGGCGCACCGCCCCGGGCCCGGGCCAGCGCCCCGCCGCCCCCGTCTCCTGA
- a CDS encoding RlmE family RNA methyltransferase, giving the protein MATPPSKPPAARGLATRLRSAKGRSTASQAWLQRQLNDPYVQAAKAAGWRSRAAFKLLELDERFRLLRPRQRIVDLGAAPGGWTQVAVQRAGEGGKVVALDILPMDPVPGATVLQGDFQEEATERAVLAALDGPADLVVSDIAPNTTGHNATDHLRIMALVELAAHFAHQVLVPGGAFVAKVFQGGTERELLAMLKRDYAQVRHAKPPASRKDSAEAYVVAQGFRGRGGAA; this is encoded by the coding sequence ATGGCCACTCCCCCCTCCAAGCCGCCCGCCGCGCGCGGCCTCGCCACGCGCCTGCGCTCCGCCAAGGGGCGTTCGACCGCCTCCCAGGCCTGGCTGCAGCGCCAGCTCAACGACCCCTATGTGCAGGCGGCGAAGGCGGCCGGCTGGCGGTCGCGCGCCGCCTTCAAGCTGCTGGAGCTGGACGAGCGCTTCCGCCTCCTCCGCCCCCGCCAGCGCATCGTCGACCTCGGCGCCGCGCCGGGCGGCTGGACCCAGGTCGCGGTGCAGCGGGCGGGCGAGGGCGGCAAGGTCGTCGCGCTCGACATCCTGCCGATGGACCCGGTGCCGGGGGCGACCGTCCTGCAGGGCGACTTCCAGGAGGAGGCGACGGAGCGGGCGGTGCTGGCCGCGCTGGACGGCCCGGCCGACCTGGTCGTGTCGGACATCGCGCCCAATACCACGGGGCACAACGCCACCGATCACCTGCGGATCATGGCGTTGGTCGAGCTGGCGGCGCATTTCGCCCACCAGGTGCTGGTGCCGGGCGGCGCCTTCGTGGCCAAGGTCTTCCAGGGCGGGACGGAGCGGGAGCTGCTGGCCATGCTGAAGCGCGACTATGCCCAGGTCCGCCACGCCAAGCCGCCCGCGAGCCGCAAGGACAGCGCCGAGGCCTATGTCGTGGCGCAGGGCTTCCGGGGGCGCGGCGGGGCCGCCTGA